A region of the Myxococcus stipitatus DSM 14675 genome:
GTAGCCGGAGGTGACCACCTGGAAGCCCACGTTCGCGCTCTCCTCCGGAGACGGCGGCGCGCGTCCTTCCACCTCCACCTCGAACCAGATGTTGGCGCCTCCCAAGGGCAGGTCCGTCGCCGCGCCCGCGCTCCTCACGCCGGGCAGCGACGCCACGCGCTCCGCCACCTGCTGGAAGAAGGCCCCTTGCCGCGCCTCGTCCGGGTACTTGTCACCCGGCAGCGACAAGGACCACGTCAGCACGGACTCCTCGCGGAAGCCCGGGTCCACCTCCTGCAATCGCCACAGCGTGCGCAGCAGCAGCCCCGCGCCGATGAGCAGCACCAGCGCGAGCGCCACCTCGCCCACGACGAGCACATCACGCGAGCGCTGCCCTCCAGCGAGCTTCCCGCCCCCCGTCTGCCGCAACACCCCGTTGAGGTCCGGGCGCGACGCCTGGAGCGCGGGCAGCAGGCCGAAGAGGACCCCCGTGGCCAACGACACGCACAACGCGAAGGCCAGCACCCGCCCATCCACGCGGACCTCGTCCAGCCGAGGCAGCTCCGCGGGCACCAGGTGCATCAGCCCATCCAGTCCCCACGCGGCCAGGAACACGCCCAGGGCCCCCGCGAGCAGCGCGAGCACCAGGCTCTCCGTGAGGAGCTGGCGCATCATCCGCCCTCGGCCCGCGCCCAGCGCCGCGCGCACGGCCATCTCCTGCCGCCGAGCCGCCGCGCGCACCAGGAAGAGGTTGGCCACGTTCGCGCAAGCGATGGCCATGACCAGCCCCACCGCCGCCAGCAGCACCCACAGCACGGGCCGCACATCGCCGACAATCTGCTCCCGCAGCGGAACCAGGGTGATGCCGGAGTGGAGGTTGCTCGCCGGATACTCCTGCTCCAGCCGCTGCGCGACGGCGCTCATCGCCGCGCTCGCGCGCTCCAGCGTCACGCCCGGCTTCAGCCTCCCGAGCACCCGCAGATAGGACGTGTCGCGCGACTGACTGAGGTCCAAGCCCGCGCTCGCGCCCAGCTGGGGGATGTCGTGGAGCGGCGCGGGAATCCAGAGCTCGGGAGGCTCGGTGGGGGTCGTCTTGCGCGGGCCGATATCAGGCAGGGTGAAGCGCTCCGGCATCACCCCGACGACCTCATGGCTCCGCTCATCCAGCCGAATCGCGCGGCCGATGATGTTCGGGTCCGAGCCGAAGCGGCGCTTCCACAAGCCGTGGCTCAGCACCACCACCTGTCGAGGCCCCGTCTCCCCGGCCACGGGCTGGAACGTCGTGCCCAGCGCCGCGCCCACGCCCAGCACCTGGAAGTAGTTGGTGGACACGCTGGCGCCGCGCAGCCGCTCGGGCAGGTCGTCGCCGGAGAGGCTCACGTGGAGCTGGGAGAAGGCGGCCAAGCCATCGAACACGTCGCCCTGTGCGCGCCAGTCGAGGAAGTTCGCGGGGGCCACGGACCAGCGCGGCATCGTCGGTGTCCGCGACCACGCCATCACCAGCCGGTCCTGCTCGGGGAAGGGCAGGGAGGAGAGCAGCACCGCGTTGACGACGCTGAAGATGGCGGTGTTGGCGGCGATGCCCAACGCCAGGGTGAGCACCGCGACGACGGTGAACACGGGGGACCTGGAGAGCATCCTCAACGAGAGGCGTAGGTCCTGGGTGACGTCCGACATGGGCGCTCCGGGGCAGGCGTGGCCGCTGCTACCGAGCAAGGTCCGCGCCACCCTCGGCCCAGACGGGAGTCATCCTCCGGTTCGCTCGCGAGTGCCCGCTCGTGGGAAGTGGCTTCCCAGTTCTGGCACACGCGGGGGACAGGAGCTGACCCATCCGTCGGGGTGGGCCTGCTTCAGCGCCTGGAGTTCTTCAGCCGAGACAGAGGCCCCCGCCGCGCCTCGAGTGAGCGGCAAGGGCTCCAGGACCTCGGGGGCGACGGTGCTTCACTTCAGGAAGCGGGTGAGGATGGCGAAGTCGTCCTTGCCGTGGCCCGCCTTCACCGCCTCGCGGATGACGCTGTACATGGCATCGGCGACCCCTCGGTGGATGTTGCGCTCCTCGCACAGGGCCAGCAGGTGCTGGAAGGCCACGTTGTGGGCCTCGAGTGACGCCAGGGTCTGTGCATCGGCGGTGAGCCGGTTCTGCTGGACGCGGGTGAGGACGTCCGCCACGGCGCCCTGGGTGACGGGCTCCGTCAGCTTGATGAACGCCGTCGTCTTCTCCAGGGGGATTCCCTCTGCTCGGCTGATGGCCAGGGCCTGGAGCGTGCCGAACAGCGTGCCCCACATCTGGAAGAGCAGGGCGCTGTCGAGCGCGGACGCGTGGCCCACGTCCTCGCCCACGTGGGACGTGGCGCCGCCCAGCACGTTCAGCACGGCGCGGTGCTTCTCGAACAGCGCGGCGGACCCCGAGTACAGCAGGGCGCACTCCGCCTGCCCGATGAAGTCCGGCGTCGCCATGATGGCGCCGTCCAGGTAGTCGATGCCGTGCTGGCGCGCCCACGTCTCCTGCTCACGCGCCAGGGCGGGGGAGCCGGACGTGAGCTGCACCAGCAGCTTGCCACGCAGCTCCCGCGTCACCTCGTCCTGCCGCAGCAACTGGTCGCTGGTGTCGTAGTCGAGGACGTTCACCACGATGATGTCCGAGCGCTTCACCGCGTCGCGCACGGTGTCCGCGAGGTGCGCTCCCAGCTTCGCCAGGGGCTCGCTCTTGGCCTTCGTGCGATTCCAGACCGTCGTCGTGTAACCACTCTGGAGGAAGGCCTTGATGAGCGCGGACCCCATGCGCCCCGCGCCAATGACAGTGAGGGTGGGCTTCATATGCAGTGCTCCGGTGTTTGGGATTGAGGAAGCCGGGCCCCCGCGAGGGCCCGGGAGAATCAGAGCTGCGAGAGACCGCCGTCGACGGGAAGCTCCGCGCCGGTGGTGAACGTCGCCTCGAAGCCGAGGAACAGCACGCCTCGGGCCACCTCGTCGGTGGAGCCGATGCGCTTCATGGGCGTGTGCTCCTCGCCCTCCTTCTCGAAGGCCGCCACCTCTTCGGGCGTGGCGCCCGTGACTCCCAGCGTCGGCGTCCGGGTGAAGCCCGGGCTCAGCGCATTCACGCGGATGCCCTTGGGGATGAGCTCCGTTCCCAGCACCCGCACGAGGGAGCGGATGGCCGCCTTGGAGCCGCTGTACGTGCTCATCCCGGGCACGCCCAGCTCATCCGCCACCGAGGTGATGAAGACGAACGCGCCGCCCGAGCGGACGTGCGGCGTCAGGCGCTGCGCGGTGAAGAACGCGCCCTTGGTGTTGAGGTTGTACGTCTCATCGAACTCGCTCTCCGTCACCTGCTCGAAGGGCGTGAGCTTGGAGTAGCCCGCGTTGATGACGACCAGGTCCACCGCGCCCAGCTTCTGCTGGACGGTGGTGGCCAGCGCGTCGATGTCGCGCAGGTCCGTCGAGTCGGAGCGCACCACGTGGGCGCGAGGGCCCAGCTCCTTTCGCGCCGCCTCCAGGGCCTTCTCTCCGCGCCCGGTGAGGAGCACCTCCGCCCCCTCCGCGAGCAACATCTTCACCGTCGCGAGCCCGATGCCCGCCGTTCCTCCCGTGACCACTGCCTTCTTGCCTGCGTACCTGCCTGCGTTGCTGGTGCCCATGTGTTCGTTCGACCTCGTCTTTCGAAGTGGGCGAAGGAATACCGGGGGCCCTCCCGCGAATCGCGCACGCTTGGATGATTCGGGAGCACAAATGGACGGGCGTTCCTATAGTCCGGCCATGAGCGAGAACCCGTCGCGCCGGCCTCGAATCACCCTGGGGGTGGAGGTGCGAGAGACGCCCGTGGGAGACGTGCTGTACGCGGCGAGCGCGGACCATGTCCTGAGCGTCCACTCGAGCGCCCCTGTCCGGGTGGCCTGTCCAGCCTCGCTGTCTCGGGATGTCCGCACGCGGGGCGTGCTCAACCTGGTGCCCGCGGGCGTGTCGGAGACGTGGATAGACGACGACGCGGGGGCGACGGTGGACCTGCGGCTGCCTCACTCCCTGCTCCAACGGGCGGCCGAGGACATGGGCCTGGACCCGGACCGGGTCGGGCTGGAGCCCAAGCACCACTTCCGCGACGAGCACATCGAGCACATCGGCTGGGCGATGGAGGCGGAGTACCGCGCGGACTTCCCCAACGGGTTGCTCTATCGGGAGAGCCTGGGGCTGGCCCTGGCCGCCCGGCTGCTGGCCCGGTACCGGGGGCAGGTGGAGGTGCGCGGAGGGCTCGCCACCCCGCAGCTCCAGCGGGTCACCGAGTACGTGGAGGCCCACCTGGAGGGAGACCTGTCCCTCACGCGCCTGTCCCGCGTGGCCGGAGTCAGCGCGTCGCACTTCAAGACGCTCTTCAAGCGCTCCGTGGGTGTGCCCGTCCACGAGTACGTGATTCAGCGCCGGGTGGAGCGCGCCCGCGCCCTCCTGCTGCGCGGCGGCGTGCCCACCGGCCAGGTCGCGCTGGAGGCGGGGTTCTCACACCAGAGTCACATGGCGCGGCACATGCGCCGGGTCCTCGGTGTGACGCCGGGGGCCATCGTCCGCTCCCGCGCCTGAGGGCGGGTTGCCTGGGGACGCGGAGGGAGCGTAGAGCCTCCCCCATGTCCGACTCCGAGACCCCCAGCGCGCGGCTCCTCGACATCTTCCAGGCCAACGACCTCTCCTTCGACTCCGCCGAGGCGGCCTGGGCGCACGCCGAGCACCTCTTCCCCCTGCTCGGGTGGGTGGTGGCCCACTTCCCCGACCCCCTGGCCTTCCAGACCTGCGCCCGGTGGCTGAGCCTCTGCGCCGCCCGCCTCGAGGACGCCCGGCCCGCCGCGGAACTGTTCGCCCAGGCCCGCTCCAGCGTGCACCCGCGGCAGGCCCATATCGTCGCGGGGGGCCTGGGGGACCTGCGCAACCAGTGGATTCTCCAGAAGAAGCCCGCCGCGGCCGCCTTCGCGGACTCCGCCAGCGACCTCGCGGAGACCTGGGCCGCCATCACCACGGGTGAAGCCGACGGGGAGACCGAGGCCTGGGCCCGAGCCAAGGCGGCGACCCGGGCCATGGTGACCGCCTGGGTGATTCACCAGGGGCAGGACTCGGAGGACCCGGCACAGCGGCGTCAGGCCCAGGTGGCGCTGGTGGGCTTCCTCCGCGACGCCCGTGCGGAATCAGGCCTGAAGGAAACCTGACATACACCTGTCACTGCCCTGGGAGATAACCCTCTCACTTCAGTCACTTCACCCCCGGAGACACCCAAATGAGCGACCTGGCCCCGAAGACCTCCTCCTCCCTCAAGAAGTACGTTGGCGGCTGCCACTGTGGCGCGGTGCGGTTCGAGGCGGAGGTGGACCTCGAGGAGGCGGTGAGCCGCTGCAACTGCACCGTCTGCACGAAGATGGGCGGGACGACGACGCAGGCGCCGCCCGCCAGCTTCCGCATCCTCAAGGGTGAGAGCGAGCTGGGCGAGTACCGCGTGGGGGACAGCCGCAACTACCGCAACTTCTGCAAGCACTGCGGCGTCCAGGTCTTCGGCGGGGGCTTCGTGGAGGAGCTCGGCGGGGACTTCCGCTCCATCAACATCGGCTGCCTGGACGACGTGGACATCTCCAAGCTCACCATCCAGTACTGGGACGGGCGCTACAACAACTGGGAGGCGGGTCCCCGTCCCCAGGCGTGGCCGCTCCGCGCGGCGTGATCCACGGCGTCCATCGCCGTCCAGTGAATCCAAGGGGTTGGCTCCGCTGACGTGAAGCGGAGCCGCTTTTCTGCCGCCGAGACACAACCGTGACTCGTGGGTGCCGAAAATAAGAAAGCAATTTCTTCCCTTGGGCCCCCACCATGAAGATTCGCGCAGAAACCCCGAAGCTTCCCGTCACGCGCTCCACCGACACTCGGCCGGCCAAGGTGGAGAACAAGGCCGTGGGGTACTCGCAGGGGTCCTCGTTCGAGGGGCAGGCGAAGCCCGCGCTGGCGAAGCCCGCCACCCCGCTGACGCCGCCCGTGAAGTCCGGCCCGGTGGCCATGGACAGCGCGGCCAGCAAGGAAGCCATCCAGACGACGGTGGACTTCCTCCAGCAGCAGAACACCCCCACCGTGTCGCAGTTGATGGCGGGCCGCTCCACCGTGGTGAACCGCGCGGACTTCGCGCCGCGCGCGGTGGAGAAGGACGACCTGGGCATGACGCACGTGCGGATGGACCGCATGAGCGAGGGCGTCCGCGTCTTTGGCGAGCAGGTGGTGAGCCACCTGGACAAGGCCGGCAAGGTGGACAGCGTCACGGGTGACGTGGCGACCATCCCCGCGGGCCTGGGCAAGAGCCCCACGAAGCTGTCCGCGCAGGACGCGCTGGCCGTGGCCCAGAAGGACTTCGCGGGCAAGACGGACCGCGAGCCCACCACCGAGCGCGTCATCTTCAAGGGGGCCGACGGCCAGTACCGCGCCGCGTACCACGTGCAGATGGCGAACACGACGGACGTGGGCCAGGGCAAGGAGCCGCGCCGCATGAACTACCTGGTCGACGCGCAGACCGGGCAGATGCTGGAGAAGTACAACCAGATGGGCGGCGTGTCGCACGGCCACGGCGCGGACCACGCCCACGGGAAGAAGCCCTCGCTCACCACCACGGAGCCGTCCAAGAAGCCCACGGACCCGTCGACGGAGCCCGCGACGGACAAGGTGAACGACACCACCCAGTACAGCGGCAAGGTGGAGATCGGCAGCACGAAGAACAAGGACGGCACGTACTCGCTGGAGGACAAGAGCCGGGGCGGCGGCGTGGAGACGCGCGATGCGCTCAACCGCGACCCGGACACGGACTCGGTGACGAACAAGGGCGTCTCCGACGACAACGACGTCTGGGGCGAGGCGACCGACGACGCGCGCAACAAGGACGCGGTGGACGCGCAGTACGGCGCCCAGACGACGTACGACTTCTACAAGGACGTGCTCGGCCGCAACTCCATCGACGGCAAGGGCGAGAAGCTCATCTCCGACGTCCACGTGGGCAAGGACTTCGCCAACGCGTTCTGGGACGGCGACAAGATGAACTACGGCGACGGTGACGGCGACCAGTTCGGCTCGCTCACCACGCTGGACATCGCCGGCCACGAAATCACCCACGGCCTCACCGAGCGCACCGCGGGCCTCCAGTACCGCAACGAGTCCGGTGCCCTCAACGAGTCGCTCAGCGACATCATGGGCGTGGGCGTGGAGTGGTACGCCAGCCAGAAGAACGGCGCCGTGAAGTTCGACTGGACGGTGGGCGAGGACACGTACACGCCCAACAACGGCGACCCCACCGACGGCCTGCGCGACATGAGCAACCCGCCCAGCGACGGCATGTCGCCGGACCACTACTCCAAGCGCTACAAGGGCACGCAGGACTACGGCGGCGTGCACATCAACTCGGGCATCCCGAACAACGCCTTCTACCTGCTGTCCGAGGGCGGCAAGAACCGCACCTCCGGCGACGAGGTGAAGCAGGGCATCGGCATCGAGAAGGGCCTGAAGATCTTCGCGCGCGCCCAGAGCTTCTACATGACGCCGACCACCAACTTCACCCAGGCCCGCGAGGCCACGTACAAGGCCGCGCAGGACCTGTACGGCAAGGACTCCGTCGAGGCGAAGACGGTGCTGGAGAGCTGGTCCGCGGTGGGCGTGAAGTAGGCCCGCGCGTTTGAATCTCCTGGAGGGTGCGTGCGGCAACCCGCGCCCTCCAGGTGCAGCAAGGACTTGCCCGCTGGCCCGCCCCTCTCCGGGGAACGAGGCCCGGTTCGACAGGGGAATGCATCTCTCGTCCGAGTGGCCCAGACCCAGGTCACCGACGCTTGGAGATGAACATGCCCCTGCACGGCAAAGAGGAAGTCCGAGACCGCCTCAACGACGACGTCTACGCCTCGCCGGACCTCTCCGTCCCGATGCCGAAGTACCGCATCCCCGACGAGGAGCACAGTCCGGACCATGCGTATGCCGTCGTCCACGACGAGCTGTTGCTCGACGGCAACTCGCGGCAGAACCTGGCCACCTTCTGTCAGACCTGGTCCGAGCCTCAGGTGCACAAGCTCATGGACGAGTGCCTCGACAAGAACATGATCGACAAGGACGAGTACCCGCAGACCGCGGAGATTGAGACGCGGTGCGTGAACATGCTCGCGGACTTGTGGCACGCGCCTCACGCGGCCAGCACCATGGGCTGCTCCACGACGGGCTCCAGCGAGGCGGCCATGCTGGGGGGCCTGGCGCTCAAGTGGCGCTGGCGCGCGAAGCGGAAGGCGGAGGGCAAGTCCACCGACAAGCCCAACCTCATCTGCGGTCCGGTGCAGATTTGCTGGCACAAGTTCGCGCGCTACTTCGACGTGGAGCTGCGCCAGGTGCCGCTCGCGCCGGGCCGCATGGTGATGACGCCCGAGGAGGTGCTCAAGCGCTGCGACGAGAACACCATCGGCGTCGTGCCCACGCTGGGCATCACCTTCAACCTCATCTACGAGCCCGTGCAGGAGATTGCCGCCGCGCTGGATGACCTCCAGAAGCGCACCGGCCTGGACATCCCCATGCACGTGGACGCGGCCAGCGGCGGCTTCCTCGCGCCCTTCATCCACCAGGACGTCGTCTGGGACTTCACGCTGCCGCGCGTGAAGTCCATCAACGCCTCCGGCCACAAGTTCGGCCTCACCCCGCTGGGCTGCGGCTGGGTGGTGTGGCGCGACAAGGAGGACCTGCCCGAGGAGCTCATCTTCCGCGTCGACTACCTGGGCGGCGACATGCCGACCTTCGCGCTGAACTTCTCGCGGCCAGGCGGGCAGATCGTCATCCAGTACTACAACTTCCTCCGGCTGGGGAAGGAAGGCTACCGGCGCTTGCAGCAGTCGTGCTCGGACACCGCGAACTTCATCGCGAAGGCCATCGAGCAGATTGGCCCCTTCGACATCGTCTACGACGGCCGGGGCGGCGTGCCGGGCGTGTGCTGGAAGATGAAGGACGGCGCGAACCCGGGCTTCACGCTCTATGACCTGGCCGACCGCATGCGCGAGCGCGGCTGGCTGGTGCCCGCGTACCCGATGCCGGCGGATATCCACGACATGGTGGTGCAGCGCGTGCTCGTGCGCCATGGCGTCAGCCGGGACCTGGCCACGCTGCTGGTGACGGACCTCATCGCGTGCATCGAGCACTTCAAGCGGCACCCGGTGAGCGCGCCCATGACGCGCGAAGAGGCGTCCGGCTACCACCACTGAGCCCAGGGCTCCTCCACGGAGCGCGTCCCGTGCGTGGGCGCGCTCCGTGCCGCTGCTTCAGTGAGGCGCGGCGGCGCTGCTCGTGGACACCGGCGGCCCGGCGGTGCGCTGGACGCGCGGGAAGAACAAGCCGGAGATGAAGGCCGCCAGCGTGAAGGCGCAGATGAGCCAGAAGTTGATGGTCAACCCCGTGGTCAGCGCGCCGCTGAGGGTCTCCAGCACCTCCGGGGGAATGGCGTGGCCTCGCTCCGGGCCCAAGAGGGCGTTGGTGGCCGACAGGGGAATGCTGGGGTCCTTCATGAGCTGGGACACCATGACGCCTCCCATCAACCCCACGCCCAGCACTCCGCCGATGGTGCGGAAGAACATGTTGCTCGCCGTGGCCACTCCGCGCAGCTCCCACCCCACGCTCGTCTGCACCGCGATGAGCAAGGACGTGGAGGCAAAGCCCAGGCCCACGCCGAACACCCCCAGCGCCACCTGGAGCGCGAGCAGCGACGCGCCCTGCTTGAGCAGGAACGCCATCGCCGTGGCGCCCAGCACCGTCAATCCCAGCCCTCCGACAATGAGCGGCCGGAAGCCCGTGCGCAGCATCACCTTCCCGGCGAGCAGCGCCGCCAGCGGCCAGGCGACAATCATGGGCGTAATCATCCCGCCCGCCACCGTGGGCGTGCTGCCCAGGACGGCCTGGACGTAGAGCGGCACGTACGTGGTGGCCCCGAACATCGCCGCGGAGAACAGCGCCCCGGCGATGGAGGAGACGGCGATGGCGGGGTACTTGAAGATTGTCATCGGGATGACGGGCGCGGCGGCCCGCTTCTCCACCGCGACGAAGGCCGCCAGCAGCACCGCCGCCACCGGCAGCGCCCACAGGTTCATCCCAATCCCTTGCACCCCGATGAGCAGCGCCACCACACCCGCGCACAGGAGCGCGGCGCCCGCGTAGTCCAACTGCTGGGGCTTGTGCTGGACCTCCTCATGGAAGAACGCGATGAGCAGCCCGAAGGTCAACACCGCCACCGGCACATTGATGAAGAATATCCAGTGCCAGCTCAGGTACTTCACGATGAGCCCACCGGTGACGGGGCCGACCAGACCCGCCACGCCCCACACCGCGCTGAAGGCCCCCTGCACGCGGCCTCGCTCCTCCATGGTGTAGAGGTCTCCAATGATGGTGAGCGCGACGGGCTGGATGGCGCCGGCCCCCACGCCTTGGAATATCCGGAAGGCGATGAGCGCGTTCATCGACATCGCCAGGCCACTGGCGATGGAGCCCAGGCAGAACAGCCCGATGCCAAACAACAGCACGGGCTTGCGCCCGTACAAGTCGGACAACTTGCCGTAGATGGGCACGGTGATGGTGGAGGCCAGCAGGTACGCGGTGAAGACCCACGCATAGCTCTGGATGCCCCCCAGCTCGCCCACCACGGTGGGCATCGCGGTGGACACGACGGTGACCTCCAACGCCGCCGTGAAAAGGCTCAGGGCCAACGCCAACGTGGTCAGGGGTCGGTGGGTCTTTCTCATGCGCTCCGGTGCGGTAGATGACCCATTCACTTGTAATGGGTGCCTTCTCGAGTCGCCAGCGCCAATCTTTCCGCGCACTTGGAAAGGCAGGGGAAATTCGGGAAACGCGTGTCGATCGGTGCCTTTCTCGTTCGTCGCCGCTGCTGAGCGGCGAATTCGCGCTCGGTCCACGGCCCGGGGGGGCCCGAATCGCGGTCGGACCGACGTGCGCCGTCCATTCGAGGACGCTTCAAACCGTCCTCGCGCGCGCGGGAGCATTCATGAAGAAGACGCCAGGAATCATCGTGGTCGCCATCGCCGTCCTGCTGCTCGCCGTCGGCCGCAGGCCGGACACGTTTCGCGTCGAACGGAGCGCGACCATCCAGGCGCCCGCGGAGGTGGTGTTCTCACTGGTGAACGACTTTCGTCGGTGGGAGCAGTGGTCGCCGTGGTGGAAGTTGGAGCCCACGCAGCAGGTGGCCTTCGCCGGTTCCGCGGAAGGCGTGGGGGCTGTCTATGAATGGCGCGGTGAGCGCACGGGCTCCGGGCGGATGGAAATCGTGGAGAGCCAGCCCAACACCTATGTGCGAATCCGGCTCGACTTCACCGAGCCGATGCGCGCCACCAACACCACGGAGTACGTGCTGACGCCCGTGCCCGGCGGCGTGGCGCTGACGTGGGTGATGTCCGGAGAGAACACCTTCGCTGGCAAGGTGCTCCAGCTCTTCGCCAGCATGGACGAGATGATGGGCCGCGACTTCGAGCGCGGACTGGCCGACATCAAGCACCTGGCCGAGTCCCCTCAAGGCGCCTCCGCGCAACCGTCCATGGGCGAGGCGGGGCTCCACTTCCACGGAGACACCCTCGAGCGCGACGCGGACCGGGACGTCGTCGTCACCCGGGGCCTGGAGACGCCCCTCATCCACTCGCGAAAGTCCCGCCCGGTGCGTGAGTAGGGGATTGGGCGGGGAGGTGTGTAACCGTGATTTTTCTCCTGACGTAGTGGGATTCGTACCCCGCTTGTAAGGAGATTGCCCATGTCCCCGAAGATCTGCCGGACCCCGACGCCGACCACGACCAAGACGTGCAACCACGACAAGGGGAACACCGAGAAGCCCCAGTCCAAGCTGGTGTCGCCGCTCGACAAGCCGCTGCCGAAGAGCAACCCGAGCTTCAGCCGGCCGGATGGGAAGGAAGGGATGCCGGATGGCAAGGGGGGCTTCCGCCACGGCGGGCTCGACTGGTTCGCCAAGGCGGGCACCAACGTCCGGGCGCCCGTCGACGGCAAGGTCATCGAGGTGAAGCAGTCGAAGGGCTCATCGGGTCAGGTCTTCGGCGGCACGGTGAAGGTGGAGGGCAAGGACGGCAAGGTCTGGGTCTTCCGCCACGTGGACCCCGCGAAGGTGAAGGTGGGCCAGAAGGTGCAGGCCGGTGACACCATCGCGAAGGTCTCGGACTGGAAGGGCACCTCCAGCGACCACGTCCACATGGAGGTCTGGAAGAACCTCAAGGGCGGGTACAACTTCAACAACGCCATCGACCCGGTGAAGGCCCTCCAGGGCGCCTCGCGGGACGTCAACGGCACCACCACCTCCGGGCCGGGCCCGTCCAAGCCGAGCACCACGTCCAGCACGTCGCCCAACTCGGCGTCCGGCACGCGGCCTGGCTCCCCGCTGGGGTGCGTCGGGATTTCCCTCAACAAGAGCCCTTACGCGCCCGACGGCTTCGATGCCGGGAGCAACTCGGGGAACGTCGTCGCCAGCAGCGGCGACGGGTTCGACGCCGTGGACTTCTCCATGAACGGGAGCGCCAACGGCGCCAACGTCAATGGCGCCAGCGTCAACGGCAACGCGAGCATCTCCGACCTGTTCGATTCCGGGTGCTTCCCCAACCAGGGTGGCACGAGCATCCCCGGCACGCCTCCCAGCAAGCCAGACGTGTCCCATACCGGGTGCATCCCCCAGAAGGATGATGTCACCCGGCCGGCCGACACCTCCACGGGCTCCATGTCCGGCACCATCATGACGTTCATGTGGCGCTGGGACCATGTCGCGCAGGCGTGAGCCTCACTCCTGATGATTGGGTGACAATTGCCTCCATGTGACAATCCATCGTCCAGGGGCTCCCCACGGTGCCGCCACCTGTGTCGCGAGAGCGACAAGCAAGGGGAACCCTTGGACGATGTTGTGCTCGCCGCGCATCAGGCACAACTGGTGGCATGGCGGAGAACACGCTGGTGGTGGTGGCGCGTCCGGAGTGGGTTCCAGGTGGGAGTCCGTGGTGGTCGACCTGCAAGGTCACCCTGCTGAACCTGACGGATGCGGCGGTCGTCAATCCCTACATCTCGTTCAAGGTGGGGCCGAAGCAGGTCCTCTTGAACAATCACGGCCTGGACTGGACGCGAAAGGGAGACACGGTGTCGGGCTATCTCGTGCCCGAGCGCCAGGTGATTCCACCGCGCTCCTCCCGGGAGTTCCGGCTGTCGGTGCAGGGAACCGGACAGAGTCAGGGGCCGCTGCCCTCGCGGTTCACCGTCAACGGGAAACCCGCGGACCCGCCCGAGGACCACGAGCCTCCCTCCATGCCCAGACGTGTGCGCGCCAGCCTGGTGGGCTCTCGACTCATCACCCTGGACTGGGATGCGTCTCGCGACAACGTCGCCGTCGCGGGCTATCGCGTGTCGTTCTCCGCGGGTGAGGGCGGGGAGGTCTACACGCTCACCACCGCGCGGCCGAGCGTGACGATTGCCGGACTCGCCTCGGCGACGGAGTACCGGATATCGGTGGTGGCGTTCGACGTGTCTGACAATCCATCGAAGCCGTCGGACGGGGTGAAGGTGCGCACGGGGCCTCCGCTGCCGGACATGGGGGACTGGGACGTGTCGAAGGCCCCGTTCCTGGACTTCACCGCCTGGCCCACGCCCAAGGTGGCCCGGTTCGCGAGGGAGACGCGGCTGGACGGCTTCATCCTGGGCTTCCTCTCGGCGCGGCGAGGCGGCGACAAGACGCTGTGCTGGGGTGGCAACGACCTGGTCG
Encoded here:
- a CDS encoding SDR family oxidoreductase, which encodes MGTSNAGRYAGKKAVVTGGTAGIGLATVKMLLAEGAEVLLTGRGEKALEAARKELGPRAHVVRSDSTDLRDIDALATTVQQKLGAVDLVVINAGYSKLTPFEQVTESEFDETYNLNTKGAFFTAQRLTPHVRSGGAFVFITSVADELGVPGMSTYSGSKAAIRSLVRVLGTELIPKGIRVNALSPGFTRTPTLGVTGATPEEVAAFEKEGEEHTPMKRIGSTDEVARGVLFLGFEATFTTGAELPVDGGLSQL
- a CDS encoding NAD(P)-dependent oxidoreductase, which produces MKPTLTVIGAGRMGSALIKAFLQSGYTTTVWNRTKAKSEPLAKLGAHLADTVRDAVKRSDIIVVNVLDYDTSDQLLRQDEVTRELRGKLLVQLTSGSPALAREQETWARQHGIDYLDGAIMATPDFIGQAECALLYSGSAALFEKHRAVLNVLGGATSHVGEDVGHASALDSALLFQMWGTLFGTLQALAISRAEGIPLEKTTAFIKLTEPVTQGAVADVLTRVQQNRLTADAQTLASLEAHNVAFQHLLALCEERNIHRGVADAMYSVIREAVKAGHGKDDFAILTRFLK
- a CDS encoding GFA family protein; the encoded protein is MSDLAPKTSSSLKKYVGGCHCGAVRFEAEVDLEEAVSRCNCTVCTKMGGTTTQAPPASFRILKGESELGEYRVGDSRNYRNFCKHCGVQVFGGGFVEELGGDFRSINIGCLDDVDISKLTIQYWDGRYNNWEAGPRPQAWPLRAA
- a CDS encoding ABC transporter permease, whose amino-acid sequence is MSDVTQDLRLSLRMLSRSPVFTVVAVLTLALGIAANTAIFSVVNAVLLSSLPFPEQDRLVMAWSRTPTMPRWSVAPANFLDWRAQGDVFDGLAAFSQLHVSLSGDDLPERLRGASVSTNYFQVLGVGAALGTTFQPVAGETGPRQVVVLSHGLWKRRFGSDPNIIGRAIRLDERSHEVVGVMPERFTLPDIGPRKTTPTEPPELWIPAPLHDIPQLGASAGLDLSQSRDTSYLRVLGRLKPGVTLERASAAMSAVAQRLEQEYPASNLHSGITLVPLREQIVGDVRPVLWVLLAAVGLVMAIACANVANLFLVRAAARRQEMAVRAALGAGRGRMMRQLLTESLVLALLAGALGVFLAAWGLDGLMHLVPAELPRLDEVRVDGRVLAFALCVSLATGVLFGLLPALQASRPDLNGVLRQTGGGKLAGGQRSRDVLVVGEVALALVLLIGAGLLLRTLWRLQEVDPGFREESVLTWSLSLPGDKYPDEARQGAFFQQVAERVASLPGVRSAGAATDLPLGGANIWFEVEVEGRAPPSPEESANVGFQVVTSGYFQSLGIPVRRGREVTVLDTRATQPVVVLNESAARRFFPEGEAVGQRLRLGDSSTPWLTVVGVVGDTRYDGPDKDVRPEAYVPALQRSLFFMSFAARTELEPLALAGSVRAAVAALDKDLPLSALRTMEQRVDAATARPRFVSLLVAVFALLSLLLAGVGLSGVMAYSARQRTREIGIRMALGARPGDVLRMVLGQGMRLALAGVVLGLLGAWGMTRVLSSLLFGVSATDPVVFGSLSVLVAGVALLATWLPAHRATRVDPQVALRGE
- a CDS encoding AraC family transcriptional regulator yields the protein MSENPSRRPRITLGVEVRETPVGDVLYAASADHVLSVHSSAPVRVACPASLSRDVRTRGVLNLVPAGVSETWIDDDAGATVDLRLPHSLLQRAAEDMGLDPDRVGLEPKHHFRDEHIEHIGWAMEAEYRADFPNGLLYRESLGLALAARLLARYRGQVEVRGGLATPQLQRVTEYVEAHLEGDLSLTRLSRVAGVSASHFKTLFKRSVGVPVHEYVIQRRVERARALLLRGGVPTGQVALEAGFSHQSHMARHMRRVLGVTPGAIVRSRA